In the genome of Rhodoplanes sp. Z2-YC6860, one region contains:
- a CDS encoding LOG family protein encodes MARRPVIGVMGAGDGPRPQDLVMARELGAAVAREGWVLLSGGRDIGIMDAVNQGARAAGGLTIGVLRASDTKGVSDAVDIAIVTGMGSARNAINVLSSDVVIACGVGGTGTASEIALALQSKKPVVLLNDSEDSRRYFSRIGGALVSVADTVEAAIARARDLLAAAR; translated from the coding sequence ATGGCACGTCGTCCTGTGATCGGGGTGATGGGAGCGGGCGATGGTCCCCGCCCGCAAGATTTGGTCATGGCGCGTGAGCTCGGCGCGGCGGTGGCGCGCGAGGGCTGGGTGTTGCTGAGCGGCGGCCGCGATATTGGCATCATGGATGCGGTCAACCAGGGCGCGCGCGCCGCCGGCGGCCTGACCATCGGCGTGCTGCGGGCGAGCGATACCAAGGGCGTCTCGGATGCCGTGGATATCGCCATTGTCACCGGCATGGGCAGCGCGCGCAACGCGATCAACGTGCTGTCGAGCGATGTGGTGATCGCATGCGGTGTCGGCGGCACTGGCACGGCGTCGGAGATCGCGCTGGCGCTGCAATCGAAAAAGCCGGTGGTCCTGCTCAACGACAGCGAGGACAGCCGCCGCTACTTTTCCCGCATCGGCGGCGCACTGGTGAGCGTGGCCGATACGGTGGAGGCTGCCATCGCGCGGGCGCGCGATCTTCTGGCGGCAGCGCGCTAG
- a CDS encoding Bug family tripartite tricarboxylate transporter substrate binding protein, whose amino-acid sequence MRMKTSIALALTLLLGFASAATAADDDAWPTHPVRLIAASGPGGNPDVMGRLLADKFSQAFGKPFIVENVPGAGGIVAANLVAKTQPDGYTLMFSDSGALAINPVLNPNLGYDPIKDFAPITALVTLPTILSTPPDLAAKTLDEFIALAKKQPGKMSFGSAGAGSIHHLTFAIFAERTGIDLLHVPYRGGSAMVNGLLTGEIQAGWSGIPNVIELIASGKLRGLCVSTLQRSPSTPQIATCDELGIKGFNVATMMGLVAPAGTSPKIVARIQAEAAKAMREPAMATRMTQLGMVMEEKGTENYAAFLKEDLARYDQAVKKLNLQTAK is encoded by the coding sequence ATGAGAATGAAGACTTCGATTGCCCTAGCGCTGACGCTGCTGCTCGGCTTCGCGTCCGCCGCAACCGCCGCCGACGATGACGCATGGCCGACGCATCCGGTGCGGCTGATCGCGGCGTCCGGCCCCGGCGGCAATCCGGACGTGATGGGGCGCCTCCTCGCCGACAAGTTCAGCCAGGCCTTCGGCAAGCCGTTCATCGTCGAGAATGTGCCGGGCGCGGGCGGCATCGTCGCCGCCAATCTCGTCGCCAAGACGCAACCCGACGGCTACACGCTGATGTTCAGCGACTCCGGCGCGCTCGCGATCAACCCGGTGCTCAATCCCAACCTCGGCTACGACCCGATCAAGGATTTCGCGCCGATCACGGCGCTCGTAACGCTGCCGACCATCCTGTCGACGCCGCCCGATCTTGCCGCCAAGACGCTCGATGAGTTCATCGCGCTCGCCAAGAAGCAGCCCGGCAAGATGAGCTTCGGCTCGGCCGGCGCGGGCTCGATCCACCACCTCACCTTCGCGATCTTCGCCGAGCGGACCGGCATCGACCTCCTGCACGTGCCCTATCGCGGCGGCTCGGCGATGGTGAACGGGCTTCTCACCGGCGAGATCCAGGCCGGCTGGTCCGGCATCCCGAACGTCATCGAGCTGATCGCCTCCGGCAAGCTGCGCGGCCTCTGCGTCAGCACGCTCCAACGCTCGCCGTCGACACCGCAGATCGCGACCTGCGACGAACTCGGCATCAAAGGCTTCAACGTCGCGACCATGATGGGGCTCGTCGCGCCGGCCGGCACCTCGCCCAAGATCGTCGCCCGGATTCAGGCCGAAGCCGCCAAGGCGATGCGCGAGCCTGCGATGGCCACACGCATGACCCAGCTCGGCATGGTCATGGAGGAAAAGGGCACCGAGAACTATGCGGCGTTCCTCAAGGAGGATCTCGCCCGCTACGACCAGGCGGTGAAGAAGCTGAACCTTCAGACGGCGAAGTAG
- a CDS encoding Bug family tripartite tricarboxylate transporter substrate binding protein: MTISRRSIVAAGAAALALPRIGFAQGAYPSRTVRLICPFPPGSSPDLVARLAGQWLSDALGQPFVIEDRPGAGSNIGTDAVAHSAPDGYTLLASVLTNVFNTTLYTKLSFNFGSDFVHVAGIANAPYVIVVPLSFPAKTVPEFIAYAKANPGKINMASGGTGSSSHIFGELFKAMAGVEIVHVPYRTNYMPDLMAGQVQMAVNPMPQALELVRSGKIRALAVTTKARQASLPDVPTVAETVPGYEALGWYALAAPKGTPTEVVDKLNGTMAKILVDPKFKARLADLGVEPMPMTPVEFATFIGSETDKWTKVIKAAGVVLE, encoded by the coding sequence GTGACCATTTCCCGCCGCAGCATCGTCGCTGCGGGCGCCGCCGCGCTCGCGTTGCCGCGCATCGGCTTCGCCCAAGGCGCTTACCCGTCGCGCACCGTGCGCTTGATTTGTCCGTTCCCGCCCGGCAGTTCGCCGGACCTAGTGGCGCGGCTTGCCGGCCAATGGCTGTCCGACGCGCTCGGGCAGCCCTTCGTGATCGAGGACCGGCCGGGCGCCGGCAGCAACATCGGCACCGACGCCGTGGCGCATTCCGCGCCCGACGGCTACACGCTGCTGGCGTCAGTGCTGACCAACGTGTTCAACACCACGCTCTACACCAAGCTGAGCTTCAACTTCGGCAGCGACTTCGTCCATGTCGCAGGTATCGCCAACGCGCCCTATGTCATCGTGGTGCCGCTGAGCTTTCCGGCCAAGACCGTGCCGGAGTTCATCGCCTATGCCAAAGCAAATCCCGGCAAGATCAACATGGCGTCGGGCGGCACGGGCTCCTCGTCACACATCTTCGGTGAGCTGTTCAAGGCCATGGCCGGTGTCGAGATCGTGCACGTGCCGTATCGGACCAATTACATGCCCGATCTGATGGCCGGCCAGGTGCAAATGGCGGTGAACCCGATGCCGCAGGCGCTGGAACTGGTCCGCAGCGGCAAGATCCGCGCGCTCGCCGTGACCACCAAGGCGCGCCAGGCGTCGTTGCCGGATGTGCCGACCGTCGCCGAAACCGTCCCGGGCTATGAGGCGCTCGGCTGGTACGCGCTGGCAGCGCCCAAGGGCACACCGACCGAGGTGGTCGACAAGCTCAACGGCACGATGGCGAAGATTCTGGTCGATCCGAAGTTCAAGGCGCGGCTCGCGGACCTGGGTGTCGAGCCGATGCCGATGACGCCCGTGGAATTCGCCACGTTCATCGGCAGCGAAACCGACAAGTGGACGAAGGTGATCAAGGCCGCGGGCGTGGTGTTGGAGTAA
- a CDS encoding CYTH domain-containing protein codes for MLEIERKFLVENDDWKDAVIGSVRIRDGLIASTNGQKVRVRITDSAATVVLKSRKSGISRFEFEYPIPLSDAQQIMRTMCTAHILDKTRYFVAHAGATWSIDVYTGLLEGIVVAEIELARPDQPIDLPAWIGREITNDPRFRKINLEAQRLSDRTQRPSAETCVRAQQ; via the coding sequence ATGCTGGAAATCGAACGCAAGTTCCTCGTCGAAAATGACGATTGGAAGGATGCCGTCATCGGGAGCGTCAGGATTCGCGACGGGTTGATCGCCAGCACAAACGGTCAGAAAGTTCGGGTGCGGATCACGGACTCGGCGGCCACAGTGGTCCTGAAAAGCCGCAAATCCGGCATCAGCCGTTTCGAATTCGAGTACCCAATTCCTCTGTCCGACGCCCAGCAGATCATGCGGACGATGTGCACCGCGCACATTCTCGACAAGACCCGGTATTTTGTCGCACATGCCGGTGCGACTTGGTCGATCGACGTCTATACTGGGTTGCTCGAGGGGATCGTTGTCGCCGAGATCGAGTTGGCCCGTCCCGACCAGCCGATCGATCTCCCGGCCTGGATCGGACGCGAGATCACGAACGATCCCCGTTTTCGCAAAATCAATCTGGAGGCGCAGCGGCTTTCCGATCGGACGCAACGTCCTTCGGCCGAGACATGCGTGCGCGCGCAACAGTGA
- a CDS encoding 5-methyltetrahydropteroyltriglutamate--homocysteine S-methyltransferase, which translates to MLSQLKPPFRAEQIGSFLRPQALLDQRAKFARGEIDQAALTKAEDDAIRGVLALQEKVGLKFATDGEFRRRSYHSFFYRQLGELSIDTVGGEDAKGENPGHRAAQPVALIKSRVRWTHPINVPDYKFIAANTRLIPKITIPGPCALHFRGGDAAVLQSAYKDLDQFWDDTVEAFGAELKALAAAGCRYVQVDETAFAKFGDPDVQQWLKARGDDWSALIDKYIDVTNRMLANAPAGMRIGMHLCRGNRGGQWHSEGSYDEVADRLFNAMNIPFYFLEYDSQRAGSFTPLRLVPKHKVVVLGIVSTKTPVMENKAEMRQRVEDATRFLDLDNLAISSQCGFASVDTGNPISPEIQEQKLRLVVELANDIWGEA; encoded by the coding sequence ATGCTGTCGCAACTCAAGCCGCCGTTCCGCGCCGAGCAGATCGGCAGCTTCTTGCGCCCGCAGGCGCTCTTGGACCAAAGAGCAAAATTTGCGCGCGGCGAGATCGACCAGGCCGCACTGACAAAGGCCGAGGATGACGCCATCAGGGGCGTGCTGGCGCTGCAGGAAAAGGTCGGGCTGAAATTTGCGACCGACGGCGAGTTCCGCCGCCGCTCCTATCATAGCTTCTTCTACCGCCAGCTCGGCGAACTCAGCATCGACACCGTCGGCGGCGAGGACGCCAAGGGCGAAAATCCCGGCCACCGCGCCGCCCAGCCGGTGGCGCTGATCAAGAGCCGCGTGCGCTGGACGCACCCGATCAACGTGCCGGACTACAAGTTCATCGCCGCCAACACGCGGCTGATCCCGAAGATCACCATTCCGGGCCCCTGCGCGCTTCACTTTCGCGGCGGCGACGCCGCGGTGCTGCAAAGCGCCTACAAGGATCTCGATCAGTTCTGGGATGACACCGTCGAGGCCTTCGGGGCGGAGTTGAAGGCGCTCGCCGCGGCCGGCTGCCGCTACGTGCAGGTCGACGAGACCGCCTTCGCCAAGTTCGGCGATCCGGACGTGCAGCAGTGGCTGAAGGCGCGCGGCGACGACTGGAGCGCGCTGATCGACAAGTACATCGACGTCACCAACCGGATGCTCGCCAACGCGCCCGCAGGGATGCGGATCGGCATGCATCTGTGCCGCGGCAACCGCGGCGGCCAGTGGCATTCGGAAGGCAGCTACGACGAAGTCGCCGACCGGTTGTTCAACGCAATGAACATCCCGTTCTACTTCCTCGAATACGACTCGCAGCGCGCCGGCAGCTTCACGCCGTTGCGCCTCGTGCCGAAGCACAAGGTGGTGGTGCTCGGCATCGTCTCGACCAAGACGCCTGTGATGGAGAACAAGGCCGAGATGCGACAGCGTGTCGAGGATGCGACGCGCTTCCTCGATCTCGACAATCTCGCGATCAGCTCGCAATGTGGCTTCGCCAGCGTCGACACCGGCAATCCCATTTCGCCGGAAATCCAGGAGCAGAAGCTCCGCCTCGTCGTCGAGCTTGCCAACGATATCTGGGGCGAAGCCTGA
- a CDS encoding alkaline phosphatase family protein, with product MPASTRTFLKLLSTVSLVASLAVTGFSASAHDDDNNGNGNNNGNEHGNGPTASVSPKVVLISLDGAKPNFIQQFIAEGVLPHNGGLAKLSKGVVALRNVTASPSLTAVSHIAIATGSNSVHNDIPSNTYHNVAATIGTSASGFAGAIGGYQLSPLGPSAHPSAEPLWVKLRQQGKSVVTATWPGADGADIKINNVTVQAAQPLRVTNYTVPFGAFGGLSATGFVLTGSQFSADPAVAAQLSAAGHFSHSPVLATAPFETFTCSSGPASTCTTTATLDLKFEMRAAALDTTNDGVVNYDTLVIFEKTQGITAGPFHAPSTGPAYIKLGGESGPFYFEGTGNKVGASYFVSAMSPDLSTVHLARYGSNFIPRNAPVIADVDDINNNIGFWRPQDDFRIVERLSAGFGSFADTELEAMLLDQVQTFVRYQAQIGERAILKNPGADLVMVYIEQPDGSEHQFLLNDPRQATNPTDPTTTGRNQDRAKVARYREHIHFAYQQADAAVKRISRAAGPHANVIVVSDHGFAPFHTAVSLFNMLKNAGVDTTKIGIRTSGPAANIYVNLQGRESGGTVDAATYNALVTQIANVLQTATDPNPTFNGSLDHKRVFTVVNSRPLSCPQGIGVCTSSKIGQDFGDVFALMDVGYNFDGIQSPGVARQGDAPFNSATTVFSTPNFYGAHGHDPNIEDMSATFIAEGPDFQKHKIVRDMRNIDVAPTIMSILGVRPSSTVDGRVLNEALR from the coding sequence ATGCCAGCTTCAACCAGGACATTTTTGAAACTCCTCTCGACGGTATCGCTTGTGGCGTCGCTCGCCGTGACCGGTTTCTCTGCGTCCGCTCACGATGACGACAACAACGGCAACGGCAACAACAACGGAAACGAGCACGGCAACGGGCCGACCGCGTCCGTCTCGCCGAAGGTCGTGCTGATCTCGCTCGACGGCGCCAAGCCGAATTTCATTCAGCAGTTCATCGCCGAGGGCGTGCTGCCGCACAATGGCGGCCTCGCGAAGCTGAGCAAGGGCGTGGTTGCGCTTCGCAACGTCACCGCCAGCCCGTCGCTGACCGCGGTGTCGCATATCGCGATCGCGACCGGTTCCAACTCGGTCCACAACGACATCCCGTCCAACACCTATCACAATGTGGCCGCCACGATCGGCACCAGCGCCTCGGGCTTTGCCGGCGCGATCGGCGGCTATCAGTTGAGCCCGCTCGGGCCCTCCGCTCATCCCTCGGCCGAGCCGCTGTGGGTGAAGCTACGCCAGCAGGGCAAGTCGGTGGTGACGGCCACTTGGCCGGGCGCCGACGGCGCCGACATCAAGATCAACAACGTGACCGTGCAGGCGGCGCAGCCGCTTCGCGTCACCAACTACACGGTGCCGTTCGGCGCCTTTGGCGGCCTGAGCGCGACCGGCTTCGTGCTGACCGGCTCGCAGTTCTCCGCCGATCCGGCCGTCGCGGCGCAGCTCAGCGCCGCCGGGCATTTCTCCCACAGCCCGGTTCTCGCGACCGCGCCGTTCGAGACCTTCACCTGCTCATCGGGCCCCGCCTCGACCTGCACCACGACGGCAACGCTCGATCTCAAGTTCGAGATGCGGGCCGCGGCGCTCGACACCACCAATGACGGCGTCGTCAACTACGACACGCTGGTGATCTTCGAGAAGACGCAGGGGATCACCGCGGGTCCGTTCCATGCGCCGTCCACCGGCCCGGCCTATATCAAGCTCGGCGGCGAATCGGGTCCGTTCTACTTCGAGGGCACCGGCAACAAGGTCGGCGCGTCGTATTTCGTCTCGGCGATGTCGCCAGACCTCTCGACCGTGCACTTGGCGCGCTACGGCTCGAACTTCATTCCCCGCAATGCGCCGGTGATCGCCGATGTCGACGACATCAACAACAACATCGGCTTCTGGCGTCCGCAGGACGACTTCCGCATCGTCGAGCGGCTGAGTGCGGGCTTCGGCAGCTTCGCCGACACCGAGCTCGAAGCCATGCTGCTGGACCAGGTCCAGACCTTCGTGCGCTATCAGGCCCAGATCGGCGAACGTGCGATCCTCAAGAACCCCGGCGCCGATCTAGTGATGGTCTACATCGAGCAGCCCGACGGCTCGGAGCATCAGTTCTTGCTGAACGATCCGCGGCAGGCCACCAACCCGACCGATCCGACCACCACCGGCCGCAACCAGGACCGCGCCAAGGTGGCGCGCTATCGTGAGCACATCCACTTCGCCTATCAGCAGGCCGACGCGGCTGTGAAGCGGATCAGCCGCGCCGCGGGCCCGCACGCCAACGTCATCGTGGTGTCGGACCACGGCTTCGCGCCGTTCCACACCGCGGTCAGCCTGTTCAACATGCTGAAGAACGCCGGCGTCGACACCACGAAGATCGGCATCCGCACCTCGGGTCCGGCGGCCAACATCTACGTCAACCTGCAGGGCCGTGAGTCCGGCGGCACGGTGGACGCGGCGACCTACAACGCGCTGGTCACGCAGATCGCCAACGTGCTGCAGACCGCGACCGATCCGAATCCGACGTTCAACGGCTCGCTCGACCACAAGCGGGTGTTCACGGTCGTCAACAGCCGGCCGCTGAGCTGCCCGCAGGGCATCGGCGTCTGCACCAGCAGCAAGATCGGCCAGGACTTCGGCGACGTCTTCGCGCTGATGGATGTCGGCTACAATTTCGACGGCATCCAGTCGCCCGGCGTGGCCCGCCAGGGCGACGCGCCGTTCAACTCGGCCACCACGGTGTTCTCGACGCCGAACTTCTATGGCGCCCACGGCCACGATCCCAACATCGAGGACATGAGCGCCACGTTCATCGCGGAAGGGCCGGACTTCCAGAAGCACAAGATCGTCCGCGACATGCGCAACATCGACGTCGCGCCGACCATCATGAGCATCCTCGGCGTCAGGCCGTCGTCGACGGTCGACGGCCGGGTGCTGAACGAGGCGCTGCGCTAG